A single genomic interval of Spirosoma linguale DSM 74 harbors:
- a CDS encoding cold-shock DNA-binding domain protein (PFAM: Cold-shock protein DNA-binding~SMART: Cold shock protein~KEGG: bpd:BURPS668_A1944 hypothetical protein) translates to MADLRFIDMVSRTGTSTRRQHFREAAPHSETNTNAFSRLTQIQEDSAVSIINELYRLLSHARKRVENNIPIDDDLSADEKELLADILESIHLDTIRDKYKLDRLTRDLNDTFDQITGFGNKSIRKAQDFPKHAAALQTGTVKFFNETKGFGFIKSDSSGDDIFVHVSALIDQIHENDKVRFSIEHGRKGLNAVNIKLL, encoded by the coding sequence ATGGCAGACCTGAGGTTTATAGATATGGTATCAAGAACAGGCACATCCACACGCCGGCAACACTTCAGGGAAGCTGCTCCCCATTCTGAAACGAATACGAATGCCTTCAGCCGGTTAACGCAGATTCAGGAGGATTCAGCCGTTTCTATCATTAATGAATTGTACAGACTACTTTCCCACGCACGTAAGCGAGTAGAAAACAATATTCCCATTGATGATGATTTATCCGCTGATGAGAAGGAGCTGTTGGCCGATATTCTTGAGTCTATTCACCTCGACACAATTCGGGATAAGTATAAACTGGATAGATTGACGCGGGACCTTAACGACACGTTTGATCAGATTACGGGTTTTGGTAACAAAAGTATACGCAAAGCCCAGGATTTCCCCAAACATGCAGCAGCCTTACAGACCGGCACTGTGAAATTTTTTAATGAAACAAAAGGGTTTGGGTTTATTAAATCAGATAGTTCAGGAGACGATATATTTGTTCATGTGAGCGCATTGATAGATCAGATTCACGAAAATGATAAAGTGAGGTTCTCCATTGAGCACGGTAGAAAAGGGTTGAATGCCGTTAATATAAAATTGCTTTAA